Part of the Arachis hypogaea cultivar Tifrunner chromosome 6, arahy.Tifrunner.gnm2.J5K5, whole genome shotgun sequence genome, ACCGTGAACCGCAGCCCGGTTAGAGGCCTTGGTTGTCATGAGTTTCCAATAACCACCAGTGTTGCAAACTCTCCCAATCAATGTCATTGCAGGTTTAGTACTCTTCTCCATTTGTCTATAACAAAAATCAGTAGAGTGGTTGGGGTCAACTTCAACGGCGTCCCTTGCTAGCTAGCAGATATATACCTTCATACATGTATGTATATTTGCTCCTGAATCTTCAAGTAGTATGACGGTCCACGGAAATGTGGCATTGTCTCGAGGATTCCATGCAATATGGGCTACGTGGCGGTAGCACCAATGTCCCATGCCTACGTGTCTTAAAGTTTTGTTAAGCTCCTGAACCATCTAGTCATCTATGCACATATCATATCTATTCATTGTTCATTTATTTTCGACGGTTGCCCAAAAGTTAATCTGCCGCAAATTTGTGTTGCGGATATCACCTCCAACGAGCATTCATCATTCATTAACTCATTTGATTTGATTAATATGGGCCCATAGGACCCGACCCACACAAGCAAGAATCAGCAACTATTATCTCAAGAATGATTTCAAATTAACATTCCCTACCAAAACATTGAACTTCATAATTACCCCACCTTTCCCTTCTAATATCCCTGTTCGAAGCATCTGCTGAGAACAAAGAGCAATAGCGAGAACGACGCTGATCAAAGAAAATTGGATCCCTAAAGTTTACgcggataaaaaatattttaaaatgaaaaaattatatacattgaaaatttggtatgtaaaattaaaattctgtaaatttagtcatttttttttatcaaattgcaGTATATACGTACGCATACCCCTCTATATGTGAAGGGTTGTCTCTGTTTAATATGTATCCATACGTGAACGAGGCAATACGTATGCACCATGAGCAAAAGAAACCCTTACGAGCATAGAACTTAATACGCGAACATTTAATTTTGTCCAGCGTATATGCGTACACATGATGGACAAAATTGtactctcacgcgtacgcgtggtccaTTGGTACGTAGTTCCTGTTTCAGTAAACatgaattttgtgttttaaagcttaatttcaaacctctaaatttttgttttcattcttttagCCTTAGATCTtaatagtatgcctagtaatgagatgAAGCTAGGATTAAGTTGTAACTTGGGGATGAAGCAAGattttaaataatgaattatgTACAAAAATGTAAAGATATGAGGTATATGTGTGATGCCATGGCTATAATGAATAAATGtaaaggaatgatgatgatgaattttgAGAATAAATTGACATAATGATGGTATGGGTGTGCTGAGATGTGAGAAAGGCAGTAGAGCGCTAATCCCTCGATTCATTCTTCCGAATTCTTTGTGATTGTGTTTTGTGGGCtgtgaggaaggtggtagggcgcTAATTCCCTGGCGTATTCTCTCACATTCTTTCTCTCTATCTGTAAGGTAGTAAGACATTAATCTCCTGATCGGTATGGCACGACCTCACTAGGAGAAGGTGGTAAGACACTAATCCCCCGATTAATTTTTTCTAGTGTATGTCTCCAGGAGAAGGTGTTAGGGCACTAATCCTCTAATTTTGTGTCTTCTGGAGATGCACAGTCGAGAGATGATATCTAAGTTAACTACCAGATGTGTTGGATTATGGCAATTAACTAACACGTGAGTTCACGgccaataaaaaaatatgcattatgtgtatttatatatttatgcATTGTTTTAGGTTGTTTAAGtgtttattcatgttaattgtagggaagaaaagaataattttatttttggccAAAGGAGGAAAAGAATCATAAATGTATGGGTTGAGTAGTTGGGTTTGGGCTTTATGAAGAACCAGTTGTTGGAAGGTTGGAGCGGGCTTCGGTATCTGTGAGTGAGAAGTGGGCTGGTGAGCCGTCATTTTCATCCACCGACTGACTCCCTCAATTTCTCTTATTCAGTAAACTTGTTACTACCAACGAGTCACTGACTCAGCCCACCCGGCTACTGACTCAGTCTCCGGTAATCCACGCCAGCCAGCAATGCAGCGGGATTCTTCTTCCGATGAGGAAGACGACCGCCACACCCTCATCGAGCAGCACGACAGGAAGCCCTCACCACCTCCACCTCCTCCCCCGGTCAGCACCGCCTTCCGCATCGAGGATTTGAGGTCACGAATCAGTCGGAAGTTCAAGTTCCAAAAGAAATACCTCTTCGCCATTCTCCCCGTCTTCATCATCCTCCTCTACTACCTCACCCCCGACGCCACTCGCTCTTCCGTCTTCTCCTCCTCCAACTTCCCCTCCCTGCACTTCGACTCGCTCTCCGACCGCATCAAGGAGTCCCAATTGCAGGCCCTCTACCTCCTCCGCCAGCAGCAATCATCCCTCCTCCGCGCTTGGAACTCCTCCTTTCTTTCCAATTCCTCCTCCTCCGACGAGCTGAAGTCCTTGCTGTTCAAGCAGATTTCCCTCAACAAACAGATTCAGGAGGTCATTTTGGATCCCCACAGGGTTGGCAACTCCTTCGAAGCCGAATTTGATTTTGCGAATGCTAGCTTGAACGGTGGCAGATGTCGAACAGTGGATCAGAGATTTTCAGAGAGGAAAACCATTGAGTGGAAGCCCAAAGCTGGAAAATTCCTTCTTGCTATTTGCGTGTCGGGTCAGATGTCAAACCATCTAATTTGCTTAGAGAAACATATGCTTTTCGCGGCTCTTCTTAAGCGGGTTTTGGTGATTCCTAGTTCGAAAGTGGATTACCAGTATGATAGAGTTCTggatattgatcacatcaataaATGCCTTGGTAGAAAGATGGTGATCTCCTTTGAAGAATTCTCCAGTGTTAGGAAGAACCACATGCACATTGACAAGTTCCTCTGCTATTTCTCATTGCCGGAACCCTGTTATCTCGACGATGAGCACTTGAAGAAGCTGAGATCGCTGGGCTTGTCGATGAGTAAGCCTCAGGCGGTGTGGGAGGAGGATACCCGCAAGCCCAAGAGGAGGACGGTGGAGGAAGTGGTGTCCAAGTTTGCACACGACGATGACGTAATGGCAATCGGGGATGTCTTCTATGCTGACGTGGAGCGGGAGTGGGTGATGCAGCCGGGTGGTCCACTTGCTCACCACTGCAAGACCCTTATTGAACCCAGCCGTCTCATTCTGCACACTGCTCAGCGTTTCATCCAAACATTCCTTGGAAGGAACTTCATTGCGTTGCATTTTCGCCGCCACGGCTTCCTCAAGTTCTGGTAAGAGGCTACATATGGTTAGAAACTTTGAATTCATCACTTAATATCACATTCTGATTGGCGAATTCAGTACTGTCCCTGATGGTCAATTTCATGTTTGCAGCAATGCCAAAAAGCCAAGCTGCTTTTATCCCATTCCTCAAGCCGCGGATTGCATCTTGCGCGTGGTTGAAAGGGCCAATGCACCTGTTATTTATCTTTCTACGGACGCAGCAGAAAGTGAAACCACTCTGCTTCAGTCATTAGTCACGCTTAATGGAAGGCCAGTTCCTCTTGTTAAACGCCCACCTCGAAATTCTGCAGAAAAATGGGATGCTTTGTTGTACAGGCATCATATTGAAGGAGACTCTCAGGTGAGGGTAGCacagctttcttttttttttctttaaataatttaaggCATCATATTGTAGGTGTCCTTATTCTGCTAAACCAAACCGTATTGATGTTGATCTGAATAGATTGTTAAccccaaaaaataaaaagggttaaCATAATGCTTTATTTTTCCTGCATATATCTATGCCTTGCAACTTCTagaatgattttattttcttttgtttcttaagTGAGAGGTGTTGAATACCATCTAAAAGCTCACCATCATGTTCATTTGTATGATAGGGAGCAAACAAACTCGGCTTCAGCTGGTGTTGCTATATATGTTTATAAATTTGATATTGATGgcattaattatgttttattgtGTCCGCCTAGGCATCTCAGATCAACATGACTGACATTATGTGTGTTTGTTCTAAGAAAAAACCATAGTTTCTCCTCCTTTCAGGAGAATTGAGGTTCTCTAGCAAAATAAAGAGATTATTTTAAACAATTGTGTGTTTCCTGTGCTGACATGCATCATGAATAATTGTTGTTAAGGTGGAAGCGATGTTGGACAAGACAATATGTGCGATGTCAAGCGTGTTCATCGGAGCCTCCGGTTCAACTTTCACAGAAGACATCCTTCGGCTAAGAAAGGACTGGGGATCAGCATCATTGTGCGATGAGTACCTTTGCCAAGGTGAGGAGCCCAGTGTGGTAGCGGAAATTGAATGAATGAGGATACCCAGTACAGATTAGATTGGGATACAAGCCACAGTTCATGAGAGATGAGAGGGCTCCACTTTTCCCCCTTTATGATTGGGGATTTGTTAATGTGTAACTGTCATGTACGATAATACAAGTAGCGTTTTTGCTTTGGTTcattattcattagcctttgctTGTAACACATTCATATTCTAAATTCTAATCATCACAATGAGAGTATAGTTTGTACGATCTACATATTTGTTCCCAATTCTGATAGCAATTTGAGAGTCCGAAATGTAACTCTGGATCACCTCTACAGCCTGAGCAACTTTTGAGGTGATTTCCCCAATGGTAAAAGAACGGAAAAGCCGGACATCTCCAAATGCATAACCTCAACAGTCTTCGTAAAATGCCTATCCTCtatataataaaaagaatttaattttgattcttgttttatatatatctaatttCGTAAgatcacattaataaaaataattatttttaatattgaccGCGTGAATGCATAACTTTGTAAGTGCATCTCTACTCATCAATTATGTTAGGTGTTTGTTTAGGTAttattaagttaataaaaaaataataattttcagtgaaaaagtttttttttatatacttagTAAACTTTTAATAGTAAAAGTTAAaacattaaaaaactaaaaaaatatatttttttgaaaagttataatttatattttttttaaaaatatattttttaaaataaataaataaatatttttatattgttatattcaaacataattaataaaaaaattttttatataaaatatctaaataaaaaattatttttatttttttataagatttttttttaaaaaatatagctaAAAAAAATCTGTTCTTAAAAAAGTTCACTCAAACAAGTCTatatatcaatcaaataattttttagttatttatttgatttgtaaAATTTTGTATGCATATTTTAACCAAAAATACTagtcataaaataatttttattttgtatattagatgtatattaaaactaactattaaaattaatcattaagatagaatatatattaaaaatttaaaatacaaaatatatattgaaaatagttaaaaaatatacaGATacataataactgattttagtatgtaaataatatttttataattgatcaatggtataaaatatattttatggtCTCAATTTTATCCATTCTCACTTTAGAACCTTTTTTATATGCGCACATGTTCATTATATAGGTCTAAAATTTTCAAGCAAAATTTGagctattttttttagttaaggaAGTTTAAAATGTGTTATACTCAATTATAGAAAAATAgtgtattttttataaatatggagataaattttttttttatattgaaattcACAAATTGGAGGCTCagttttgtttttgaaaataaaatttagggtCAGATTTAGAGTAATAGAAAAATTTGAGCCTTAGATTTGTGtgagttgaaaattttttttatgagataaGCAAATCGGTGGATcagttttgtgaaaaaaaattataaatcacaAATCTGACCTTtagatttgtattttttttttaattttaaaatcacaaattTGATAGTCAGATTTGTAAtatcaaaaaaaattacaaaattgtgCTTTTGATTTGTGATCATtcatacaaaaaaatacaaactctCCACATTATTTAAAAACACCACTACAATTTCAGTAATAAAAAGAGGCCTGCTGCTACACATAtaagtctttttggcttacaagctaTACAAGTTGGTCCAAGTCTAAAAAAAACACGCGCACCACTCCTTTTAAAATCGAGCGTCCAACGCACGCGTTCATTATGCCGcactcttccttttcttcctcaatcaaaacgcaaacTGTCAATATTCAAGCGACATTCGAAACAAAAGACACGTTCCAACTCTTCGCGAAGAGTAgaaaaaatcaagaagaaaagatacaaatttctataaaaaatcACTAGAAAAACGaataaacattattcaaggtactattttactatttttctagtttttttttttagattatctCTGTTATGTACatcatccttaaccagcaaaacattaaaagatttcaagaagaaatatactgtctccccatgttgggtgtatttctgtaaccgtttgactgtatttctgtaattctttctgtaaccatttgggtgtatttctgtaatcgtttggatgtatttctgaagtttcattatcttcaaaacaattttaaagtttgattt contains:
- the LOC112695238 gene encoding O-fucosyltransferase 36; translated protein: MQRDSSSDEEDDRHTLIEQHDRKPSPPPPPPPVSTAFRIEDLRSRISRKFKFQKKYLFAILPVFIILLYYLTPDATRSSVFSSSNFPSLHFDSLSDRIKESQLQALYLLRQQQSSLLRAWNSSFLSNSSSSDELKSLLFKQISLNKQIQEVILDPHRVGNSFEAEFDFANASLNGGRCRTVDQRFSERKTIEWKPKAGKFLLAICVSGQMSNHLICLEKHMLFAALLKRVLVIPSSKVDYQYDRVLDIDHINKCLGRKMVISFEEFSSVRKNHMHIDKFLCYFSLPEPCYLDDEHLKKLRSLGLSMSKPQAVWEEDTRKPKRRTVEEVVSKFAHDDDVMAIGDVFYADVEREWVMQPGGPLAHHCKTLIEPSRLILHTAQRFIQTFLGRNFIALHFRRHGFLKFCNAKKPSCFYPIPQAADCILRVVERANAPVIYLSTDAAESETTLLQSLVTLNGRPVPLVKRPPRNSAEKWDALLYRHHIEGDSQVEAMLDKTICAMSSVFIGASGSTFTEDILRLRKDWGSASLCDEYLCQGEEPSVVAEIE